CCAAAACTTTCTTCCGTCCTTCCCCATCTGGGATCTCTAACAACATCAAGGACAGGGGCTAAACCTTGATGAATTCCCATATTTCTCATATCATTTCTGATAGTACTCGTCATCTTTTCGATCAATTCCGGATCCCATGTGCTTGCCATCGCTATGGGTTGTGGAAAATTAGTCGCACCAAGTCCCATATAGCCACTCAAACACTCTTCATGCATGATGGCAGGTATACCGAGTCTTGTTTGCTCAATCAAATATCTCTGTACCTGATTGACCAATTTTGCAACTTCCTTTGCAGATAGATTAGTAGCACCACCAGGTCTTGTGATATGTCCTATACCGTTTTTCAGTAAAGCTTCTGCTCTTTCACTTGAAAAATTTCCTTGATCATCTAACAATTCATAACTCCAAATCGAACCCAATTGGGCAATCTTTTCATCGAGGTTCATTCGCGACAAAAGGTCTTCCACTCTCGATGAAATTGGTATATCTGGATTTTTGTAAGGTGGAACTGTCATATTGATTCACTCCTTTCTTGACTGTACAAAAAGCATTTGACTATTACTTGATCCACTTGATAATACGATGGTGGCTGATCGTGACATACCTTCATTGCTTGAGGACACCTTGCTGCAAATCGACATCCAATTTTTTTGTATTCTTCTTCCTCAAATTCGGTTATCTTCACTTTGTCGGTCCACCTTCTTTTCGGATCAGCCTCAGGAACAGATTCTCTGAGTAATTTTGTGTATGGATGTTTGGGGTTTAGAAGCACTTTCTCAGCCGGTCCAAACTCAATCAAATTACCGCGGAACATGATAGCCACTCTGTCACTCACATAATAAGCTGTGGTTAAATCATGAGTGATATAAAGAACGCTCAGACCAAATTTGTCTCTCAATTCTTTGAAAAGATTCACTATAGACATTCTCAGCGAAGCATCGACCATGGAAACAGGTTCGTCGGCAATCAACATTGAAGGGTTTGTCAGTAAAGATCTTGCTATAGAAATTCGCTGGAGTTGTCCCCCAGAAAATTCACTTGGATATCTTTCTATGAATTCATCGAAATGAACACCCACCGCATTCAGTTTTTCTTGAATTAAACGATCAGCTTCCCGACGGTTTTGTGTGATTCCAAAGTTATGAAGTGTCTCATAAAAATAACTATCGACCTTTCTCAATGGATTGAAAGTAGAAAAGGGGTTCTGGAAAACTGCCTGTATTTCTTTTAGAAAATTCATTTTTTCTTGCCTATTGCGCCTGTTAATTGGTTTTCCTTTGTAATTCACCACACCAAAAGTAGGCTCTTCAAATCCAAGGATTATTTTTGCCATTGTGGTCTTCCCACAACCACTTTCGCCGGCTAATGTCAGAATTTCTGATCGTCCTATATCGAAAGAGACATTGTCGATAGCTGTTATTTTTATTCGTGAAAAAATACTTCCAATTGAGAAAATCTTCGTAAGGTTTTTGATTTCAATGAGTTTTTGCATATCCTTGTCCCTCCATTAACCAGCAGGCGGCCTTATGTTTATCCGAATATTCTCTCAGTGGTGGGAATTGTTCTTTACATATCGATAAACTATATGGACATCTTGGATGGAAACTACAACCAGATGGTATGTTGTAAAGCGATGGTGGACTACCTGGTGCACTTTCTTTTTTGGTTTTGTCTCCGAACTTTGGCAGAGAGTTGATGAGGTATTTTGTATAGGGATGTAAGGGATTGTCAAAAATCTCAATTGTAGGAGCTTCTTCGACTATCTTTCCGGCATACATAATTGCAAGTTGGTCAGCTACATTCGCATGTATACCCATATCGTGGGTTACGATGATCAAAGTGTTCTTCTGCTTTGACTGAATGTCTTTTAAAAGTTGAATAACACCCCTTTGGGTTACAACATCCAAAGCAGTGGTAGGTTCATCTGCGATTATTAAAGTCGGATTCAACAAGGTCGCTAAAGCTATGGTGACTCTTTGTCTCATCCCACCTGACAATTGATGGGGATAAGCATCAAGTACTTTCAAAGGAAGACCAAGTTCTTTTATATGCTGCTTTGCAATTTCATAAATCTGATCTCTATTTTTTCCTTTCACGTGACTACTCAAAAAGTCTTTGAAAGTTTCTTTGATCTTGGTTACAGGGTTAAGAACACTCATTGAACCTTGGGGAACATACGAGACAAACGACCATCTGAGTTTTCTTCTTTCTTCATTTTTAATTGAATAAACATCGATCTCTTTATCGTTGTAGTAAAATACTTTTCCATCCACCAATCTCAATGGTGGTTCTATGATTGCAAACAAGGTTTTCAATAAAGTTGTCTTGCCACAGCCACTTTCACCCGCTATGCCATAAACAAGACCTTTTTGTATCTCTAAATCAATATTGTCCACTGCTTTGATGATTCTTTGTTTTCCATAAACGTCCAAGATATAATACGCTTTCAATTCTAAGGCTTTCATAACTAAATCCATATCGACACCTCATTTTCTGCCAATTCTCTGAATTCTCATACGTGGATCTAAGTATTCACTTATACTCACCGATAGCAAATAAAGTGCTATGAAAAGAAGTACAGCGGTAACAACAGGTGTTGAAATCCACCACCAATAGCCGAGCAACATCGCCTGGTAATTGATTGCCCATTGAAGCATGGTACCGATCGTGGGTATTTCAAGATTAGATACGCCAAGAATTGCAAGGACTATTTCCATACCTATAGCCCAAGACATGTTTCCAATAAATGTGGCAAAGACGAGTGGAATTACAAAAGGCATGTATTCTTTGAAGATAATTGAAAATGTTCCAGAACCAGATAATATAGCGGTGTATGTGAAATCTCTTTCCCTCAAACTTAGAATTTGGGATCTAATTACACGTGCATCCCAAGCCCAGCCAAAGAGACCAAGTAGTAAACCAAGAGTGACAAGAGTCATTCTTGCTCTCATCATCGTTGCAAATAGAACTATTATTAAAAACAGAGGTATTATCAAAAACGAATCACTCATGAACATCAGAATCTTGTCTGTTTTTCCACCCTTGTAACCTGCAATCATACCAATTACGATTGCAATGATTCTGGAGATGAATCCAGCCAATAAAGACACGGTGAGAGAGTTTCTAACGGCGAAAGTGAGTATCCAGAAAACATCCTGCCCCATAGAAGTCGTACCAAGAACATGAGGCCATTTTGGTGGTAAATCTCTTGGAACGAGGTTCCATCTATATGGATTGTAAGGTGAGAAGAAAGATAATACTGTCAGAACAATGAGTATCAAAACAATTAGAAACGCAAATCTAAATCTTAGGTCACGCAGCAAATCTTTTAATACATTCATTCTTTCAACTCCTTACCTATACCTTACTCTGGGATCAAAGAGTGGATAGAGAAGATCGATGAGTAAAATACTTGTCGTGATGACGAAAATCGATATTACAGTTATACCCATTAGCAGATTGTAGTCACCGGTAAAGATGGCGTTGTAAAGGAGTGTACCAAGTCCCGGATAAGAAAAAACAATTTCTGTAATCAATGATCCACTGAATATCTGACCTAAGGAAAGCGCAAGGCCAGTTATCTGTGGTAACATGGCGTTTCTTATTATGTATTTATTGACAATTCTCGCTTGTGTAACTCCACCTATGTTGGCATAGGTCACGAAATCTTCTGACTTCACTGTCTGAACCACTAACTTCATGGCTTGAAACCAAGTGAAGAAACCTATCAATATCAAGGACATGGCAGGAAGAAATGCGTACTTTAAGAGAGTAAGGATGGTTTGCAAACCAAATTTAATCTGTCCACCTATTAGATATCCTCCACCTAATGGAAAAATTGGGAAGATATAGGCGAACAACATGAGTAAACTCAGAGCTAATATGTAATAAGGCATCGGCCTTATGATCATCGCTATTATATCGATCACTTTAACCCAACGTCTGTTGGAAAAATAAGCGGCAAGTGCACCGAATATATTTCCCAATATCCAAGAAATGATTGTAGTTGTCAAAAGTAAACCGATAGTCCACGGGAGGGATTGCTTGATTAGAGAAATTACAGGTACTGGAAACTGATAATAAGATGGACCAAAATCACCGCCAAGGAAGCGGCGCCAGAATGAACAATATTGTTGCCAGAGGCTTCCCTTTAACCCATATAATTCCTTCAAAGTGTCTATTAAGTTGTTGAGAGTTTTTGGGTCAAGATATGTACCTCGAGATGAAATTTGACCGATCAATTGTTGAATAGGATCTATTGGAAGAAGTCGTGGAATAATAAAAACCATCGTTATGCCAACGAAAATTACCAGAAAATATATGAAAAGTCTTGGTAGAAGATATCTTTTCACAAAGTTCAAGAGCCCAGTCCCTCCTTTAACTAACCTGAATGCCAGGGCCTTTACGACCCCGGCAAGATGGGAAAGATTACTTTCTACCTGTTGGTTTCAAGAATGGTAACATGTACTTGAAATTCGGCCAGTGATGGTATGGCTGAGCATACATGTTTTCTGCACCAGGATAATTTGTCCAGTAATATTCATCCCAAGCTATGACTCCAGGATAGTTGAATGTTGGTATACCAGGCATTTCCTTGATCAATAACTTGAGCCCTTCAACACCAAATGCAATTATTGAATCTGTGTCATTCCAATCTGTTTCTCTCAGTTTGACTATGATTTTGTCCAGTTCGGGATTAGTCCATCTGCCATAGTTCCCCCAAGGTGCATTTTGGCCAATTGGCACTAAATATTCAGAGTTGAATGGGTCTAAGACTCTGTAAAGATCTGGATGACCACCCCACGGTTCTGCTGCGGGCCAATCTGTAGTAACTTCAAATTCTCCCCTCTGTCCAAGAGTCGCGAGCGCATCCGAAGTTACGACATTTGTGTCGATACCGAATTTCTTCCAAGCTTGAGCGAGTGCAAAACCATTTCTGTAACTTGGATGTGCTGGGTTAGTGGTTGTCAGAATCGTGATTGTCCAAGGACGACCATCGGGCAACAACCATTTACCGGATTTATCTCTCTTAAAGCCGTTCTTTATTAGGAGTTTCTCTGCAACATCTGGTGCGTACTTGTACCAACCTGGTCCGAATACTTTATTTATGGTTTCTTCATCTGTTGGTACCGTGTATCCTCTGCTCTTTACATATTCTGCCAACCTCTTGCCAGCTGTGGGATCATATGGTTTGAATTTTTCACCGTTACCAAGATCAATTTCGAATTCTTTCAACCACTTGTCGAGTTTTGTGTAATACCAATCATAATAAGCAGAAGTCAATGGCACATGTATTGGGCTGAGTGTCACAGCTCCGTCGAATGCATTGGCCGCGTATTCAACAATGTCTATTGCCAAGGTAAGAGCCCATCTGACTTCTGGGTTATTGAATGGTGCCCTCGCGTTGTTGAACATCAATCCCGTGACACATGGATCGATGTTAACAGTCCATGGGAAGTCTCTTCTCCAAGCTCTTGCGGTGTTTACTCTTTGTAATACAGCTCTTAGAGCTTCCATAGTCAGATCTGCTGCGTCAAGTTCGTGTTGAGCCATTGCCAAAACTTGTCTTTCTGTTGTTCCGAAAGTTTGAATGAGTACAAATCTTGGAGCAGGTTTTCCATAGAGCATACCGGTTGGAGTTCTGTTCCAATCTTCTCTTCTTTCCCAAAGTGTCCAATATCCACCTGGGTCGAAATCTTTCAATACATAAGGTCCAGTTCCAACTGGTGGGTTGAATTCGAAAGTCAACGGGTTCTCTACTTTCTCAAAGATATGTTTTGGAAGGATTCTCAAAGCTCCCCATCTGTCAAGTAAATAAGTGTGAAATCTTGAATTAGGAACTGTGAGTTTTAACAAGACTGTGTAATCATCGATTTTAATTGCTTCTTTGACTGCTTGCATTTGAGAATTGTAGTCCATGCCAGGTGTGTTTTTGACGAGTGTGATTGTATAAACAACATCGTCTGCCGTGAATGGAACACCATCGCTCCAGTAAACTCCTTTTCTGAGTTTGATGGTGAGCTCTGTGAAGTCTTTGTTGTAAATTGGTGGTTCGGCAGCAAGGGCATTGATAATTTCTCCTGTTGCATACTCGACACACCAGAGTGGTTCAAGTAGCAAGTTTTGGATTCCTCTGTCTTGTGATCTCCAACCAGCCCAAAGGTTGAAATTTCCCGGTGTCCCGACACGTCCCGTCAGTTGATTAGCAATAAATGTTTCATTACGAGGAATACCCGGAGCAAGTTGTGAAAATGCTATGATGACTGTTAGAGCAAGGATTAGAAATGATACCAAACGCCTCATTGAAACGCACCTCCCCTTATGTGTTCCTTTCATTCTGTTTTTTCTTACCAGATGCGTAATACATTATTTCTTCTTGAGTGACTCTCTTTTCTCTGTTATCAAGAACAGCTGTTATTTGTCCTTCCCACATAACAACTATTCTGTCGCTTAAATTCAATATTTCAGGTAGTTCCGATGAAATCATTATTACTCCCTTTCCTTTAACTGCAAGTTCTCTTATCATTCTGTGTATTTCAGCCTTTGTTCCAACATCAATTCCTCTTGTGGGTTCGTCAAAGATGATTATCTCTGAATTTGTTGCTAACCATTTTGAGAGAACAACTTTTTGCTGATTGCCGCCTGATAAGTTCTCGACAACTTGATGGATAGATGGTGTTTTCACAGAAAGTCTTTTTACAAACGATTCAGAAATATCTACTTCTGTCTTGTCGTCAAGAATAAATTGAATTTTGCTGATTTTCTTGAGAATTGGTAGACATATATTGTCTTTAACTGTCATTCGAAGGATTAAGCCTTGTAGTTTCCTATCTTCTGGTATCAAACCTATGCCATGTTTGATTGCTTCATGAGGAGAATTTATTTCAGCTTTTTTTCCATTTATATATATTTCTCCTGCTTCCTTTTTATTTATACCAAACAGTAGATGCATCGTTTCAGTTCTTCCGGCACCTATCAATCCAGCAAAACCAAGCACTTCTCCCCTTCTGAGAGTGAAAGAGACATTTTTCACTTTGTTCTCCCAAGTCAAATTTTTCACCTCAAGTAGTACATCTTGCGGTTTTGTCTCCACATGTGGAAAATATTCAATATCTCTACCGACCATTAGACGAATTATGCTATCTGCGTTGAATTCATTATTTTGTAATGTTCCAACCCTTTTTCCATCTCTCATCACGATTATTCTGTCGCTGATTTCCATCACTTCGTCGATTTTGTGGGAAACGAATACAACAGATATTTGTTTATCTTTGAGCATTCTAATGATTTCAAAGAGTTTCTTAACTTCTCCCACGGCAAGGGATGAGGTTGGCTCATCCATGAAGATTATCCTTGGTGAGCGCGTCAAAGCTTTGCAAATTTCAACCATTTGCCTTTGCGCGGTGCTCAGATTTCGAACCAATGTTTGTGGTGAAAAACGAGCACCTATTATTTCTAACAATTCTTGAGCCTTATGTTCCATGCTCGAATCATCCACAATACTTGTCAAATTGTACCTTTTTCCTTTGGTTATCTCATAACCCAAAAATAGATTTTCAGCGACTGTTAAATTGTCACAGACATTGAGCTCTTGATGAATGACACTTATTCCATTCTTGAAAGCATCTGAAGGATGGTGAAATTCTATCTTTTCACCATTTAGAGAGATTTCGCCTGCGTCTTTTCTATACACACCAGAAAGAACCTTTATTAAGGTTGACTTTCCAGCTCCATTTTCACCTATGAGGGAGAGAATTTCACCTCTATGAACTTCAAAATCTACCGCATCGAGTGCCAGAACACCAGGAAATCTTTTTGTAATTGCTTTTGCTGTGAGGAGTTCCAAAAACTGTCACCTCTTCCAACGGGGGCAAGACTGCCCCCTTGATTTTAGAATCTTATTGGGATACCGAGTTTTGCCATCTCGTTCAAATATTCTGATAAATTACTTGGGGTGACTACATCAACACCTGTATCGACTATGTAGTCAACTTTGTTGTTTACGGTGACTTTCGGGAGCATTGTAAGGGTATTCTGTACCCCTATCTTTTTCATCAGATACAGAATTGTTACTGAAAGGTACCCCATCATATATGGTCTTTGGCCCATGGTTGCTTGTATGACTCCATCTTTTACATAAGAAAGGATATCTGTTGTTGTGTCAAAGCACACTATCTTTACCTTGTCCTTCTTACCAGCATTGGCAACAACCAGAGCCTGGCTTGGACCGTTGTATGCATACACACCGAAAAAGGCAGACAGATCTGGATGTGCACTCAGAACAGATTCCGCAAGCGATACAGCTCTTGCGCCGTCTTCTTCATCGTTCAATACATCGACTATTTGGATATCAGTCCCAGCAATTGCATCTCTGAAACCTTGCATTCTCTCGAGTGAATTCATTGCCGTGAGAGACCCTGTCCCGATTGCAACCTTTCCTTTGCCACCGAGCAATTCTTTCATGACTGTACCGGCTAAGTATCCAGCGCTGTAGTTATTTGTGCCGATGTATACATATCTTCCACTTTCGGGTGTATCGGTATCAAGTGTTATGACTGGTATGCCAAGCTGCAGAGTTTTCTTAATCGTAGGAATCACAGCGCTCGGATCGGATGGTGCTATAGCTATACCATCGAATTTCTGAGCAATAAATGCTTCAAGCATCTGAAGCTGGGCTGGGACATCTTCTTTTGCTGGAACAAAGAACCTGACGTCAATACCCAGGGCTTTGCCCGCTGCCTTGACTCCTTCTTCAACTTGTGCCCAGTATGGATGCACTGATTTCCCGATGACACCTATTGTGATGGCTAAGGAGACAGTACCTACCAGAAAAACCAACAAAGTAATCAAAAAGAGCTTCTTCACAAGAACACCTCCCCCAAGATGGTTTAGAAAAATCACTGTTTAGCCAGTCTCTTTCTGAGTACATCAAGTGTAACGGCTACTACGATGACTATGCCTATGACAACGTTATGCCAATAAGTTGAAACATTGAGCATAACAAGTGCATTCCACAGTAAACTTATTATGCTTGCTCCTATCATTGCCCCTATTACAGTTCCTTCACCTCCCGCGAGACTTGTGCCACCGATCACTGAAGAAGCAATTGCATATAACTCGTAAGAACTACCAACGCCAGGCTGACCCTGCGAGAGTCTTGAAGCTACAATGATTCCAACCAAACCAGAAAGTACAGAACAAGTAGTAAATGCCACAAACCGTACTCTATCCACATTAACACCAGAAAATCTTGCCGCGACTTCATTACCTCCAATAGCTCGTAAATGCTTTCCATAAACGGTTTTTCTCAAAACAAAATGGAGTATTAGAACACATATTCCAAATATCCAAACAGCTATTGGTACACCAAGCCAATCTCCTTGTCCTATAGTCAAAAAGCTTTTGGGCAAACCAACAATGGGCCAACCTTTTGTTATAACAGCTGCCATACCCCTGGCAATTGTGAGTGTACCAAGTGTAACGATAAATGCAGGAACCCTCATCTTTGTTACTGCAAAACCGTGCCACATTCCAATGCCGGCAGAAAAAAGTAGAATCAACAAAATACTCAACCAAACTGGTACCTGATGCTTCATTAACCATGCAACTGTGACACCTGATAGAGCAACTACAGATCCCGCTGAAAGATCTATCGCTCCGCCCCCAGATATAATCACAAATGTCTCACCAACGGCTAAAATACCAAAAATGGCAATTTGCCTT
The DNA window shown above is from Thermotoga profunda AZM34c06 and carries:
- a CDS encoding ABC transporter permease; the encoded protein is MNFVKRYLLPRLFIYFLVIFVGITMVFIIPRLLPIDPIQQLIGQISSRGTYLDPKTLNNLIDTLKELYGLKGSLWQQYCSFWRRFLGGDFGPSYYQFPVPVISLIKQSLPWTIGLLLTTTIISWILGNIFGALAAYFSNRRWVKVIDIIAMIIRPMPYYILALSLLMLFAYIFPIFPLGGGYLIGGQIKFGLQTILTLLKYAFLPAMSLILIGFFTWFQAMKLVVQTVKSEDFVTYANIGGVTQARIVNKYIIRNAMLPQITGLALSLGQIFSGSLITEIVFSYPGLGTLLYNAIFTGDYNLLMGITVISIFVITTSILLIDLLYPLFDPRVRYR
- a CDS encoding ABC transporter permease, with protein sequence MAKEKDEFKTKFSKELGPLIALIALLIFTAVLNPRFLTLFNLQSLGRQIAIFGILAVGETFVIISGGGAIDLSAGSVVALSGVTVAWLMKHQVPVWLSILLILLFSAGIGMWHGFAVTKMRVPAFIVTLGTLTIARGMAAVITKGWPIVGLPKSFLTIGQGDWLGVPIAVWIFGICVLILHFVLRKTVYGKHLRAIGGNEVAARFSGVNVDRVRFVAFTTCSVLSGLVGIIVASRLSQGQPGVGSSYELYAIASSVIGGTSLAGGEGTVIGAMIGASIISLLWNALVMLNVSTYWHNVVIGIVIVVAVTLDVLRKRLAKQ
- a CDS encoding ABC transporter permease gives rise to the protein MNVLKDLLRDLRFRFAFLIVLILIVLTVLSFFSPYNPYRWNLVPRDLPPKWPHVLGTTSMGQDVFWILTFAVRNSLTVSLLAGFISRIIAIVIGMIAGYKGGKTDKILMFMSDSFLIIPLFLIIVLFATMMRARMTLVTLGLLLGLFGWAWDARVIRSQILSLRERDFTYTAILSGSGTFSIIFKEYMPFVIPLVFATFIGNMSWAIGMEIVLAILGVSNLEIPTIGTMLQWAINYQAMLLGYWWWISTPVVTAVLLFIALYLLSVSISEYLDPRMRIQRIGRK
- a CDS encoding sugar ABC transporter ATP-binding protein — translated: MELLTAKAITKRFPGVLALDAVDFEVHRGEILSLIGENGAGKSTLIKVLSGVYRKDAGEISLNGEKIEFHHPSDAFKNGISVIHQELNVCDNLTVAENLFLGYEITKGKRYNLTSIVDDSSMEHKAQELLEIIGARFSPQTLVRNLSTAQRQMVEICKALTRSPRIIFMDEPTSSLAVGEVKKLFEIIRMLKDKQISVVFVSHKIDEVMEISDRIIVMRDGKRVGTLQNNEFNADSIIRLMVGRDIEYFPHVETKPQDVLLEVKNLTWENKVKNVSFTLRRGEVLGFAGLIGAGRTETMHLLFGINKKEAGEIYINGKKAEINSPHEAIKHGIGLIPEDRKLQGLILRMTVKDNICLPILKKISKIQFILDDKTEVDISESFVKRLSVKTPSIHQVVENLSGGNQQKVVLSKWLATNSEIIIFDEPTRGIDVGTKAEIHRMIRELAVKGKGVIMISSELPEILNLSDRIVVMWEGQITAVLDNREKRVTQEEIMYYASGKKKQNERNT
- a CDS encoding ABC transporter ATP-binding protein, whose protein sequence is MQKLIEIKNLTKIFSIGSIFSRIKITAIDNVSFDIGRSEILTLAGESGCGKTTMAKIILGFEEPTFGVVNYKGKPINRRNRQEKMNFLKEIQAVFQNPFSTFNPLRKVDSYFYETLHNFGITQNRREADRLIQEKLNAVGVHFDEFIERYPSEFSGGQLQRISIARSLLTNPSMLIADEPVSMVDASLRMSIVNLFKELRDKFGLSVLYITHDLTTAYYVSDRVAIMFRGNLIEFGPAEKVLLNPKHPYTKLLRESVPEADPKRRWTDKVKITEFEEEEYKKIGCRFAARCPQAMKVCHDQPPSYYQVDQVIVKCFLYSQERSESI
- a CDS encoding sugar-binding protein, whose translation is MKKLFLITLLVFLVGTVSLAITIGVIGKSVHPYWAQVEEGVKAAGKALGIDVRFFVPAKEDVPAQLQMLEAFIAQKFDGIAIAPSDPSAVIPTIKKTLQLGIPVITLDTDTPESGRYVYIGTNNYSAGYLAGTVMKELLGGKGKVAIGTGSLTAMNSLERMQGFRDAIAGTDIQIVDVLNDEEDGARAVSLAESVLSAHPDLSAFFGVYAYNGPSQALVVANAGKKDKVKIVCFDTTTDILSYVKDGVIQATMGQRPYMMGYLSVTILYLMKKIGVQNTLTMLPKVTVNNKVDYIVDTGVDVVTPSNLSEYLNEMAKLGIPIRF
- a CDS encoding ABC transporter ATP-binding protein, yielding MDLVMKALELKAYYILDVYGKQRIIKAVDNIDLEIQKGLVYGIAGESGCGKTTLLKTLFAIIEPPLRLVDGKVFYYNDKEIDVYSIKNEERRKLRWSFVSYVPQGSMSVLNPVTKIKETFKDFLSSHVKGKNRDQIYEIAKQHIKELGLPLKVLDAYPHQLSGGMRQRVTIALATLLNPTLIIADEPTTALDVVTQRGVIQLLKDIQSKQKNTLIIVTHDMGIHANVADQLAIMYAGKIVEEAPTIEIFDNPLHPYTKYLINSLPKFGDKTKKESAPGSPPSLYNIPSGCSFHPRCPYSLSICKEQFPPLREYSDKHKAACWLMEGQGYAKTH
- a CDS encoding ABC transporter substrate-binding protein, which encodes MRRLVSFLILALTVIIAFSQLAPGIPRNETFIANQLTGRVGTPGNFNLWAGWRSQDRGIQNLLLEPLWCVEYATGEIINALAAEPPIYNKDFTELTIKLRKGVYWSDGVPFTADDVVYTITLVKNTPGMDYNSQMQAVKEAIKIDDYTVLLKLTVPNSRFHTYLLDRWGALRILPKHIFEKVENPLTFEFNPPVGTGPYVLKDFDPGGYWTLWERREDWNRTPTGMLYGKPAPRFVLIQTFGTTERQVLAMAQHELDAADLTMEALRAVLQRVNTARAWRRDFPWTVNIDPCVTGLMFNNARAPFNNPEVRWALTLAIDIVEYAANAFDGAVTLSPIHVPLTSAYYDWYYTKLDKWLKEFEIDLGNGEKFKPYDPTAGKRLAEYVKSRGYTVPTDEETINKVFGPGWYKYAPDVAEKLLIKNGFKRDKSGKWLLPDGRPWTITILTTTNPAHPSYRNGFALAQAWKKFGIDTNVVTSDALATLGQRGEFEVTTDWPAAEPWGGHPDLYRVLDPFNSEYLVPIGQNAPWGNYGRWTNPELDKIIVKLRETDWNDTDSIIAFGVEGLKLLIKEMPGIPTFNYPGVIAWDEYYWTNYPGAENMYAQPYHHWPNFKYMLPFLKPTGRK